A single region of the Pan troglodytes isolate AG18354 chromosome 18, NHGRI_mPanTro3-v2.0_pri, whole genome shotgun sequence genome encodes:
- the DHODH gene encoding dihydroorotate dehydrogenase (quinone), mitochondrial isoform X4 has translation MAWRHLKEVRVLGHKFRNPVGIAAGFDKHGEAVDGLYKMGFGFVEIGSVTPKPQEGNPRPRVFRLPEDQAVINRYGFNSHGLSVVEHRLRARQQKQAKLTEDGLPLGVNLGKNKTSVDAAEDYAEGVRVLGPLADYLVVNVSSPNTAGLRSLQGKAELRRLLTKVLQERDGLRRVHRPAVLVKIAPDLTSQDKEDIASVVKELGIDGLIVTNTTVSRPAGLQGALRSETGGLSGKPLRDLSTQTIREMYALTQGRVPIIGVGGVSSGQDALEKIRAGASLVQLYTALTFWGPPVVGKVKRELEALLKEQGFGRVTDAIGADHRR, from the exons ATGGCGTGGAGACACCTGAAA GAAGTGAGAGTTCTGGGCCATAAATTCCGAAATCCGGTAGGAATTGCTGCAGGATTTGACAAGCATGGGGAAGCCGTGGACGGACTTTATAAGATGGGCTTTGGTTTTGTTGAGATAGGAAGTGTGACTCCAAAACCTCAGGAAGGAAACCCTAGACCCAGAGTCTTCCGCCTCCCCGAGGACCAAGCTGTCATTAACAG GTATGGATTTAACAGTCACGGGCTTTCAGTGGTGGAACACAGGTTACGGGCCAGACAGCAGAAGCAGGCCAAGCTCACAGAAG ATGGACTGCCTCTGGGGGTCAACTTGGGGAAGAACAAGACCTCAGTGGACGCCGCGGAGGACTACGCAGAAGGGGTGCGCGTGCTGGGCCCCCTGGCCGACTACCTGGTGGTGAATGTGTCCAGCCCCAACACCGCCGGGCTGCGGAGCCTTCAGGGAAAGGCCGAGCTGCGCCGCCTGCTGACCAAG GTGCTACAGGAGAGGGATGGCTTGCGGAGAGTGCACAGGCCGGCAGTCCTGGTGAAGATCGCTCCTGACCTCACCAGCCAGGACAAGGAGGACATTGCCAGTGTGGTCAAAGAG TTGGGCATCGATGGGCTGATTGTTACGAACACCACCGTGAGTCGCCCTGCGGGCCTCCAGGGTGCCCTGCGCTCTGAAACAGGAGGGCTGAGTGGGAAGCCCCTCCGGGATTTATCAACTCAAACCATTCGGGAGATGTATGCACTCACCCAAG GCCGAGTTCCCATAATTGGGGTTGGTGGTGTGAGCAGCGGGCAGGACGCGCTGGAGAAGatccgggcaggggcctccctggTGCAGCTGTACACGGCCCTCACCTTCTGGGGGCCACCCGTTGTGGGCAAAGTCAAGCGGGAACTGGAGGCCCTTCTGAA AGAGCAGGGCTTTGGCAGAGTCACAGATGCCATTGGAGCAGATCATCGGAGGTGA
- the DHODH gene encoding dihydroorotate dehydrogenase (quinone), mitochondrial isoform X3: MAWRHLKKRAQDAVIILGGGGLVFASYLMATGDERFYAEHLMPTLQGLLDPESAHRLAVRFTSLGLLPRARFQDSDMLEVRVLGHKFRNPVGIAAGFDKHGEAVDGLYKMGFGFVEIGSVTPKPQEGNPRPRVFRLPEDQAVINRYGFNSHGLSVVEHRLRARQQKQAKLTEDGLPLGVNLGKNKTSVDAAEDYAEGVRVLGPLADYLVVNVSSPNTAGLRSLQGKAELRRLLTKLGIDGLIVTNTTVSRPAGLQGALRSETGGLSGKPLRDLSTQTIREMYALTQGRVPIIGVGGVSSGQDALEKIRAGASLVQLYTALTFWGPPVVGKVKRELEALLKEQGFGRVTDAIGADHRR, from the exons ATGGCGTGGAGACACCTGAAA AAGCGGGCCCAGGATGCTGTGATCATCCTGGGGGGTGGAGGACTTGTCTTCGCCTCCTACCTGATGGCCACGGGAGATGAGCGTTTCTATGCTGAACACCTGATGCCGACTCTGCAGGGGCTGCTGGACCCGGAGTCAGCCCACAGACTGGCTGTTCGCTTCACCTCCCTGGGGCTCCTTCCACGGGCCAGATTTCAAGACTCTGACATGCTG GAAGTGAGAGTTCTGGGCCATAAATTCCGAAATCCGGTAGGAATTGCTGCAGGATTTGACAAGCATGGGGAAGCCGTGGACGGACTTTATAAGATGGGCTTTGGTTTTGTTGAGATAGGAAGTGTGACTCCAAAACCTCAGGAAGGAAACCCTAGACCCAGAGTCTTCCGCCTCCCCGAGGACCAAGCTGTCATTAACAG GTATGGATTTAACAGTCACGGGCTTTCAGTGGTGGAACACAGGTTACGGGCCAGACAGCAGAAGCAGGCCAAGCTCACAGAAG ATGGACTGCCTCTGGGGGTCAACTTGGGGAAGAACAAGACCTCAGTGGACGCCGCGGAGGACTACGCAGAAGGGGTGCGCGTGCTGGGCCCCCTGGCCGACTACCTGGTGGTGAATGTGTCCAGCCCCAACACCGCCGGGCTGCGGAGCCTTCAGGGAAAGGCCGAGCTGCGCCGCCTGCTGACCAAG TTGGGCATCGATGGGCTGATTGTTACGAACACCACCGTGAGTCGCCCTGCGGGCCTCCAGGGTGCCCTGCGCTCTGAAACAGGAGGGCTGAGTGGGAAGCCCCTCCGGGATTTATCAACTCAAACCATTCGGGAGATGTATGCACTCACCCAAG GCCGAGTTCCCATAATTGGGGTTGGTGGTGTGAGCAGCGGGCAGGACGCGCTGGAGAAGatccgggcaggggcctccctggTGCAGCTGTACACGGCCCTCACCTTCTGGGGGCCACCCGTTGTGGGCAAAGTCAAGCGGGAACTGGAGGCCCTTCTGAA AGAGCAGGGCTTTGGCAGAGTCACAGATGCCATTGGAGCAGATCATCGGAGGTGA
- the DHODH gene encoding dihydroorotate dehydrogenase (quinone), mitochondrial isoform X2: MATGDERFYAEHLMPTLQGLLDPESAHRLAVRFTSLGLLPRARFQDSDMLEVRVLGHKFRNPVGIAAGFDKHGEAVDGLYKMGFGFVEIGSVTPKPQEGNPRPRVFRLPEDQAVINRYGFNSHGLSVVEHRLRARQQKQAKLTEDGLPLGVNLGKNKTSVDAAEDYAEGVRVLGPLADYLVVNVSSPNTAGLRSLQGKAELRRLLTKVLQERDGLRRVHRPAVLVKIAPDLTSQDKEDIASVVKELGIDGLIVTNTTVSRPAGLQGALRSETGGLSGKPLRDLSTQTIREMYALTQGRVPIIGVGGVSSGQDALEKIRAGASLVQLYTALTFWGPPVVGKVKRELEALLKEQGFGRVTDAIGADHRR, from the exons ATGGCCACGGGAGATGAGCGTTTCTATGCTGAACACCTGATGCCGACTCTGCAGGGGCTGCTGGACCCGGAGTCAGCCCACAGACTGGCTGTTCGCTTCACCTCCCTGGGGCTCCTTCCACGGGCCAGATTTCAAGACTCTGACATGCTG GAAGTGAGAGTTCTGGGCCATAAATTCCGAAATCCGGTAGGAATTGCTGCAGGATTTGACAAGCATGGGGAAGCCGTGGACGGACTTTATAAGATGGGCTTTGGTTTTGTTGAGATAGGAAGTGTGACTCCAAAACCTCAGGAAGGAAACCCTAGACCCAGAGTCTTCCGCCTCCCCGAGGACCAAGCTGTCATTAACAG GTATGGATTTAACAGTCACGGGCTTTCAGTGGTGGAACACAGGTTACGGGCCAGACAGCAGAAGCAGGCCAAGCTCACAGAAG ATGGACTGCCTCTGGGGGTCAACTTGGGGAAGAACAAGACCTCAGTGGACGCCGCGGAGGACTACGCAGAAGGGGTGCGCGTGCTGGGCCCCCTGGCCGACTACCTGGTGGTGAATGTGTCCAGCCCCAACACCGCCGGGCTGCGGAGCCTTCAGGGAAAGGCCGAGCTGCGCCGCCTGCTGACCAAG GTGCTACAGGAGAGGGATGGCTTGCGGAGAGTGCACAGGCCGGCAGTCCTGGTGAAGATCGCTCCTGACCTCACCAGCCAGGACAAGGAGGACATTGCCAGTGTGGTCAAAGAG TTGGGCATCGATGGGCTGATTGTTACGAACACCACCGTGAGTCGCCCTGCGGGCCTCCAGGGTGCCCTGCGCTCTGAAACAGGAGGGCTGAGTGGGAAGCCCCTCCGGGATTTATCAACTCAAACCATTCGGGAGATGTATGCACTCACCCAAG GCCGAGTTCCCATAATTGGGGTTGGTGGTGTGAGCAGCGGGCAGGACGCGCTGGAGAAGatccgggcaggggcctccctggTGCAGCTGTACACGGCCCTCACCTTCTGGGGGCCACCCGTTGTGGGCAAAGTCAAGCGGGAACTGGAGGCCCTTCTGAA AGAGCAGGGCTTTGGCAGAGTCACAGATGCCATTGGAGCAGATCATCGGAGGTGA
- the DHODH gene encoding dihydroorotate dehydrogenase (quinone), mitochondrial isoform X1, with product MAWRHLKKRAQDAVIILGGGGLVFASYLMATGDERFYAEHLMPTLQGLLDPESAHRLAVRFTSLGLLPRARFQDSDMLEVRVLGHKFRNPVGIAAGFDKHGEAVDGLYKMGFGFVEIGSVTPKPQEGNPRPRVFRLPEDQAVINRYGFNSHGLSVVEHRLRARQQKQAKLTEDGLPLGVNLGKNKTSVDAAEDYAEGVRVLGPLADYLVVNVSSPNTAGLRSLQGKAELRRLLTKVLQERDGLRRVHRPAVLVKIAPDLTSQDKEDIASVVKELGIDGLIVTNTTVSRPAGLQGALRSETGGLSGKPLRDLSTQTIREMYALTQGRVPIIGVGGVSSGQDALEKIRAGASLVQLYTALTFWGPPVVGKVKRELEALLKEQGFGRVTDAIGADHRR from the exons ATGGCGTGGAGACACCTGAAA AAGCGGGCCCAGGATGCTGTGATCATCCTGGGGGGTGGAGGACTTGTCTTCGCCTCCTACCTGATGGCCACGGGAGATGAGCGTTTCTATGCTGAACACCTGATGCCGACTCTGCAGGGGCTGCTGGACCCGGAGTCAGCCCACAGACTGGCTGTTCGCTTCACCTCCCTGGGGCTCCTTCCACGGGCCAGATTTCAAGACTCTGACATGCTG GAAGTGAGAGTTCTGGGCCATAAATTCCGAAATCCGGTAGGAATTGCTGCAGGATTTGACAAGCATGGGGAAGCCGTGGACGGACTTTATAAGATGGGCTTTGGTTTTGTTGAGATAGGAAGTGTGACTCCAAAACCTCAGGAAGGAAACCCTAGACCCAGAGTCTTCCGCCTCCCCGAGGACCAAGCTGTCATTAACAG GTATGGATTTAACAGTCACGGGCTTTCAGTGGTGGAACACAGGTTACGGGCCAGACAGCAGAAGCAGGCCAAGCTCACAGAAG ATGGACTGCCTCTGGGGGTCAACTTGGGGAAGAACAAGACCTCAGTGGACGCCGCGGAGGACTACGCAGAAGGGGTGCGCGTGCTGGGCCCCCTGGCCGACTACCTGGTGGTGAATGTGTCCAGCCCCAACACCGCCGGGCTGCGGAGCCTTCAGGGAAAGGCCGAGCTGCGCCGCCTGCTGACCAAG GTGCTACAGGAGAGGGATGGCTTGCGGAGAGTGCACAGGCCGGCAGTCCTGGTGAAGATCGCTCCTGACCTCACCAGCCAGGACAAGGAGGACATTGCCAGTGTGGTCAAAGAG TTGGGCATCGATGGGCTGATTGTTACGAACACCACCGTGAGTCGCCCTGCGGGCCTCCAGGGTGCCCTGCGCTCTGAAACAGGAGGGCTGAGTGGGAAGCCCCTCCGGGATTTATCAACTCAAACCATTCGGGAGATGTATGCACTCACCCAAG GCCGAGTTCCCATAATTGGGGTTGGTGGTGTGAGCAGCGGGCAGGACGCGCTGGAGAAGatccgggcaggggcctccctggTGCAGCTGTACACGGCCCTCACCTTCTGGGGGCCACCCGTTGTGGGCAAAGTCAAGCGGGAACTGGAGGCCCTTCTGAA AGAGCAGGGCTTTGGCAGAGTCACAGATGCCATTGGAGCAGATCATCGGAGGTGA